In one window of Arcobacter sp. F155 DNA:
- the purB gene encoding adenylosuccinate lyase — MVERYAREEMKKHWTQHARYAAWLEVEKAAVKAWNKLGLIPDEDCKKIVENATFSVERIEEIEAVTKHDLIAFNTSVAESLGEESRWFHYGMTSSDAVDTGVALQMRDSLKIVIDDVKMLMESIKKRAEEHKFTLMVGRSHGIHGEPITFGLTLAVWYDEMARHLQNLEETMEVISVGQISGAMGNFAHAPLELEEYAMAELGLKPEPCSNQVVHRDRYARLATALATMASSIEKFAVQVRHLQRTEVYEAEEYFAKGQKGSSAMPHKRNPILTENITGLARSIRAHAIPAMENVALWHERDISHSSSERFWLPDAFITTDFMLHRMNNVIANLTVMPENMMKNLNQTGGLVFSQRVLLELPKAGVSREDAYKIVQRNAMKVWEEIQQGKPTLNENGESLYLGHLLADEDLRAKLSEEQIRECFNYEYYTKNVDAIFNRVFKK; from the coding sequence ATGGTTGAAAGATATGCCAGAGAAGAAATGAAAAAACATTGGACACAACATGCAAGATATGCTGCATGGCTTGAAGTAGAAAAAGCTGCAGTTAAAGCATGGAACAAATTAGGGCTTATCCCTGATGAAGATTGTAAAAAAATCGTTGAAAATGCTACTTTCTCTGTAGAGAGAATTGAAGAGATTGAAGCTGTTACAAAACACGATTTAATTGCATTTAATACAAGTGTTGCTGAGTCACTTGGTGAAGAGTCAAGATGGTTCCACTACGGAATGACTTCTTCAGATGCAGTTGATACAGGTGTTGCACTACAAATGAGAGACTCTTTAAAAATCGTTATTGATGATGTAAAGATGTTAATGGAGTCTATTAAAAAAAGAGCTGAAGAACACAAATTCACTTTAATGGTAGGAAGAAGTCATGGTATTCATGGTGAGCCTATTACATTTGGTCTTACTCTTGCAGTATGGTATGACGAAATGGCTAGACACCTTCAAAACCTTGAAGAAACTATGGAAGTTATTTCTGTAGGTCAAATCTCTGGTGCTATGGGTAACTTTGCTCACGCTCCTTTAGAGCTTGAAGAGTATGCAATGGCTGAATTAGGATTAAAACCTGAGCCTTGTTCAAACCAAGTTGTTCATAGGGACAGATATGCAAGACTTGCAACAGCATTAGCTACAATGGCTTCTTCAATTGAAAAATTTGCAGTTCAAGTAAGACACTTACAAAGAACAGAAGTTTATGAAGCAGAAGAGTATTTTGCAAAAGGACAAAAAGGTTCTTCAGCAATGCCTCACAAAAGAAATCCTATCTTAACTGAAAATATCACTGGTCTTGCAAGATCAATTAGAGCTCACGCTATTCCTGCAATGGAAAACGTTGCATTATGGCATGAAAGAGATATTTCTCACTCATCAAGTGAAAGATTCTGGTTACCAGATGCATTTATTACAACTGACTTTATGCTTCATAGAATGAATAATGTAATCGCAAACTTAACAGTAATGCCAGAAAATATGATGAAAAACCTAAACCAAACTGGTGGATTAGTATTCTCTCAAAGAGTATTATTAGAACTTCCAAAAGCTGGTGTTTCAAGAGAAGATGCATATAAAATCGTTCAAAGAAATGCAATGAAAGTTTGGGAAGAAATCCAACAAGGGAAACCAACTCTAAATGAAAATGGTGAATCACTATACTTAGGACACCTATTAGCTGACGAAGATTTAAGAGCTAAATTAAGTGAAGAGCAAATTAGAGAGTGTTTCAACTATGAATACTACACTAAAAATGTAGATGCAATTTTCAACAGAGTTTTTAAAAAATAA
- a CDS encoding RluA family pseudouridine synthase: MAVFEGHTRGLKPLVTFSDFAIFDKPSNLMIHPISKNTEYSLLDEIRYHFGDKANQAHRIDAETSGLVLVGRNNKTTNALATMFEKKEYKKAYLAIVKGKLEEELTIDKNLKKEGKAIGVRMATCSKEEGKESITNVKPLKYNKEKDITLVEVNPITGRQHQIRIHLNSIGHTILGDPIYGVCDEVAEEYLNKTIKDETRVEHSGSYRLWLQANYLEFRYKGVIYKIYSKNKDIYKEFDN; encoded by the coding sequence ATGGCTGTTTTTGAGGGACATACAAGGGGGCTTAAACCTCTTGTTACTTTTTCTGATTTTGCCATATTTGATAAGCCTTCAAACTTAATGATTCATCCTATTTCTAAAAATACTGAATACTCTTTACTTGATGAAATAAGATATCACTTTGGAGACAAAGCAAATCAAGCTCATAGAATTGATGCAGAGACTTCTGGTTTAGTTTTAGTAGGGCGAAACAACAAAACAACAAATGCTCTTGCTACAATGTTTGAGAAAAAAGAGTATAAAAAAGCTTACTTAGCTATTGTAAAAGGAAAACTTGAAGAAGAGTTAACTATTGATAAAAACCTAAAAAAAGAGGGAAAAGCTATTGGAGTTAGAATGGCTACTTGCTCAAAAGAAGAGGGAAAAGAGTCAATTACAAATGTTAAACCTCTAAAATACAATAAAGAAAAAGATATAACTCTTGTAGAAGTAAATCCAATTACAGGAAGACAACATCAAATAAGAATACATCTTAACTCAATTGGACATACTATTTTAGGTGACCCTATTTATGGAGTTTGTGACGAAGTAGCAGAGGAGTATTTAAATAAGACTATAAAAGATGAAACAAGGGTTGAGCATAGTGGTTCATATAGATTATGGCTACAAGCAAACTATTTGGAGTTTAGATACAAAGGTGTGATTTATAAGATTTACTCAAAGAATAAGGATATTTATAAAGAGTTTGATAACTAG
- a CDS encoding ribonucleoside-diphosphate reductase subunit alpha, translating to MAIMIEKRNGRKEVLDITKIQKMTIDATKDLDGVSQSELELDAQIKFVDGMSSADIQDALIKTAVEKIDIDVPNWTFVAARLFLFDLYHRVGKSTHGIKGEPYCHLKEYLKYGKEAGRLIPNLGEGYDLDDLNDYIDSDRDLLFNYLGIKTLYDRYLIKNKEGNPIELPQHMFMAIAMFLAQNEENKQQRAKEFYDVVSKFEVMLATPTLSNARTNRHQLSSCYIGSSPDNIEGIFDGYKEMALLSKYGGGIGWDWNQIRALGGMIDDHKSAAGGTVPFLKITNDIAIAVDQLGTRKGAIAVYVEPWHMDITDFIDLKKNSGEERRRAHDLFPSLWITDLFMERILEDSHWTLFDPHEVKDLSELHGDEFKKRYEEYENDESITKDRIKAKDLWKKILTSYFESGSPFLCFKDNANRANPNAHVGHIRSSNLCTEIFQNTNPNHYKIRLEFEDGTIETYEEGDIVLVDGGQEKKANKVTALDSINGKKVFIVEKEKIDGDTAVCNLASVNLSRIFTKEDIERVVPTAVRMLDNVIDLNFYPLRKVKATNLKSRSIGLGVMGESQMLAEQKLVWGSEDHFKKIDTIMEAISYNAIKSSSELAVEKGTYPTFDGSNWSKGIMPHDHAPQAVNALVDKDLFDAGYDWDALREQVKANGMRNGYLMAIAPTSSISILVGTTQAIEPVYKRKWFEENLSGLIPVVVPNLSPETWVYYTPAYEVDQIDIIKAAAVRQKWIDQGQSTNIFMSLEKASGKYLHEIYTTAWKLGLKSTYYLRSQSPEASNDVEDRSMECAGCQ from the coding sequence ATGGCAATTATGATTGAAAAAAGAAATGGGAGAAAAGAGGTTTTAGATATTACTAAAATCCAGAAAATGACAATCGATGCAACAAAAGATTTAGATGGAGTATCTCAATCTGAGTTGGAACTTGACGCACAAATTAAGTTTGTTGATGGAATGAGTTCTGCAGATATCCAAGATGCGCTAATTAAGACAGCAGTAGAGAAAATAGACATAGATGTTCCAAACTGGACATTTGTTGCTGCAAGACTGTTTTTATTTGACCTTTATCATAGAGTTGGGAAATCAACTCATGGTATTAAAGGTGAGCCATATTGCCATTTAAAAGAGTATCTAAAGTATGGAAAAGAAGCAGGAAGATTAATCCCTAATCTTGGTGAAGGCTATGACTTAGATGATTTAAATGACTATATTGATTCAGATAGAGATTTATTATTTAACTATCTTGGAATTAAAACTTTATATGACAGATATTTAATCAAGAACAAAGAAGGAAACCCAATAGAGCTTCCTCAGCATATGTTTATGGCTATTGCTATGTTCTTAGCTCAAAATGAAGAGAATAAGCAACAAAGAGCAAAAGAGTTCTATGATGTAGTATCTAAATTTGAAGTAATGCTTGCAACTCCTACATTATCAAATGCTAGAACAAATAGACACCAATTAAGTTCTTGTTATATCGGTTCATCTCCTGATAACATCGAAGGTATTTTTGATGGATATAAAGAGATGGCACTACTATCTAAGTATGGTGGTGGTATTGGTTGGGATTGGAACCAAATCAGAGCTTTAGGTGGGATGATTGATGACCATAAAAGTGCAGCTGGTGGTACTGTACCATTCCTTAAAATCACAAATGATATTGCAATCGCAGTTGACCAATTAGGTACAAGAAAAGGTGCAATTGCAGTATATGTAGAGCCATGGCATATGGATATTACAGACTTTATTGACTTAAAGAAAAACTCTGGTGAAGAAAGAAGAAGAGCACACGATTTATTCCCTTCATTATGGATTACTGACCTATTTATGGAAAGAATCTTAGAGGACTCTCATTGGACTTTATTTGACCCACATGAAGTAAAAGATTTATCTGAGCTTCACGGTGATGAGTTCAAGAAAAGATATGAAGAGTATGAAAATGATGAGTCTATTACAAAAGATAGAATCAAAGCAAAAGATTTATGGAAGAAGATATTAACTTCTTACTTTGAATCAGGAAGCCCATTCTTATGCTTTAAAGACAATGCAAACAGAGCTAATCCAAATGCACACGTAGGTCATATTAGGTCTTCAAACCTTTGTACAGAGATTTTCCAAAATACAAACCCTAACCACTATAAGATTAGATTAGAGTTTGAAGATGGAACAATTGAAACATACGAAGAAGGAGATATTGTTTTAGTAGATGGTGGACAAGAGAAGAAAGCAAACAAAGTAACTGCACTTGACTCTATCAACGGTAAAAAAGTATTTATTGTTGAAAAAGAGAAGATTGATGGAGATACAGCAGTTTGTAACTTAGCTTCAGTAAACCTATCTAGAATCTTTACAAAAGAGGATATTGAAAGAGTTGTTCCAACTGCAGTTAGAATGCTTGACAATGTAATTGACTTAAACTTCTATCCTCTTAGAAAAGTAAAAGCTACAAACCTAAAATCAAGATCTATTGGTCTTGGTGTTATGGGTGAGTCTCAAATGCTTGCAGAGCAAAAGCTTGTATGGGGAAGTGAAGACCACTTTAAGAAGATTGATACAATTATGGAAGCGATTTCATATAATGCAATTAAATCTTCATCTGAGTTAGCAGTAGAGAAGGGTACTTATCCTACATTTGATGGTTCAAACTGGTCAAAGGGTATTATGCCTCATGACCATGCTCCACAAGCTGTAAATGCACTTGTAGACAAAGATTTATTTGATGCAGGATATGATTGGGATGCATTAAGAGAGCAAGTAAAAGCAAATGGTATGAGAAATGGTTACCTAATGGCTATTGCTCCTACATCATCTATTTCAATTCTTGTAGGAACAACACAAGCTATTGAGCCAGTTTATAAAAGAAAGTGGTTTGAAGAGAACTTATCAGGACTTATTCCTGTAGTTGTACCAAACCTAAGCCCAGAAACTTGGGTTTACTATACACCAGCATATGAAGTAGATCAAATAGATATTATTAAAGCTGCTGCTGTTAGACAAAAATGGATTGACCAAGGGCAAAGTACAAATATCTTTATGAGTTTAGAAAAAGCAAGTGGTAAATATCTACATGAGATTTATACTACAGCTTGGAAGCTAGGTCTTAAATCAACTTATTATTTAAGATCTCAATCTCCTGAGGCTTCTAATGATGTTGAGGACAGAAGTATGGAGTGTGCAGGTTGTCAATAA
- a CDS encoding putative phage abortive infection protein gives MKKDNTLFNLGLLFSAAIIFVLGIFAFYIDTFSNKVITKDTQSFAFFGDFIGGTLNPILAFLAFLALLYTIKIQSDELSATREELAKSAKAQEEQSTSLELQNKATSLQIFESTFFQLLKLHNEVINKFFIGRYSGDEALAEYLGDFYTSRINNTYLTEEELKILFNNIKRKKSFKFFRTLISILILIYDNRNKLEYKQIQNYLFIIQSQISDAELVLFYYYVIIRENGKFKFLVEKYSFFEKIKIEKLSFYDLVYYDISAFGKNQKIIDKYNELKEKSTSAKAEDL, from the coding sequence TTGAAAAAAGATAATACACTTTTTAATTTAGGATTACTTTTTAGTGCAGCAATTATATTTGTCTTAGGAATATTTGCTTTTTATATTGATACTTTTTCAAATAAAGTAATTACAAAAGATACACAAAGCTTTGCTTTCTTTGGAGATTTTATAGGAGGAACATTAAATCCTATATTAGCATTTTTAGCTTTTTTAGCATTACTATATACAATAAAAATACAGTCAGATGAGCTAAGTGCAACAAGAGAAGAGTTAGCAAAGTCTGCAAAAGCTCAAGAAGAACAAAGTACATCTCTTGAACTTCAAAATAAAGCAACTAGTTTACAAATATTTGAGAGTACATTTTTTCAACTATTAAAGTTGCATAATGAAGTTATAAATAAGTTTTTTATAGGTAGATATAGTGGAGATGAGGCTTTAGCTGAATATTTAGGAGATTTTTATACCTCTAGAATAAATAATACATATTTAACAGAAGAAGAGTTAAAAATACTATTTAATAATATTAAAAGGAAAAAAAGCTTTAAATTTTTTAGAACATTGATATCTATCTTAATATTAATTTATGATAATCGGAATAAATTAGAATATAAACAAATTCAAAACTACTTATTTATTATACAATCTCAAATATCTGATGCAGAGTTAGTATTATTTTATTATTATGTAATAATTCGTGAAAATGGGAAATTTAAGTTTTTAGTTGAAAAATATTCTTTTTTTGAAAAAATAAAAATAGAAAAATTAAGTTTCTATGACTTGGTTTACTATGATATAAGTGCATTTGGTAAAAATCAGAAAATTATAGATAAATATAATGAATTAAAAGAAAAATCCACATCTGCAAAAGCTGAGGATTTGTAA
- a CDS encoding sulfurtransferase: MVKKLLLIFIFSICVFANEKNMPSIVDLTWLKQNISNSNLILLDLRKKELYEKDHIKNAVNIPALENLFAEKFFMPNIEQLQELFSNAGIKKDSLVVAYDDGSFIWSARLYWILEILGHNNVGVLNVGYKNWEENALTLSSKPFIPKKSNFTPRVDNTKVQTKLSTLLSIGKKTIIDGRKESHYLGKESIAKRFGHIPTAQNYACTQNYQVTSTGNKIKNLDELKTVYKDIPKDKEIILYCDGGADAALNYIVLQELGYKASVYDGSWAEWGNDEAVPIDNPSL, from the coding sequence ATGGTAAAGAAACTACTGTTAATCTTTATTTTTAGCATCTGTGTTTTTGCTAATGAAAAAAATATGCCCTCAATAGTTGACCTAACTTGGTTAAAACAAAATATCTCAAATTCAAATCTTATATTATTGGACTTAAGAAAAAAAGAGCTTTATGAAAAAGACCATATAAAAAATGCAGTTAATATCCCTGCTTTAGAGAATCTTTTTGCTGAAAAATTCTTTATGCCAAATATTGAACAACTCCAAGAACTTTTCTCTAATGCTGGAATCAAAAAGGACTCTTTAGTTGTTGCATATGATGATGGAAGTTTTATCTGGTCAGCAAGACTTTATTGGATACTTGAAATTCTAGGACACAACAATGTTGGTGTTTTAAATGTAGGCTATAAAAACTGGGAAGAAAATGCCCTAACTCTTAGTTCTAAACCTTTTATTCCTAAAAAAAGTAACTTTACTCCAAGAGTTGATAATACAAAGGTTCAAACTAAACTAAGTACCCTACTTTCTATTGGTAAAAAGACAATTATTGATGGAAGAAAAGAGTCTCACTATTTAGGTAAAGAGTCTATTGCAAAAAGATTTGGACATATTCCTACAGCACAAAACTATGCTTGTACACAAAACTACCAAGTTACTAGTACAGGTAATAAGATTAAAAATCTTGATGAATTAAAAACTGTATATAAAGATATTCCCAAAGATAAAGAGATAATCCTTTATTGTGACGGTGGAGCTGACGCTGCACTTAACTATATTGTGCTTCAAGAACTAGGATATAAAGCTAGTGTATATGATGGTTCATGGGCAGAGTGGGGAAATGACGAAGCAGTTCCTATAGATAACCCTTCATTGTAG
- a CDS encoding EAL domain-containing protein yields MTQKQYRGSIKRRLTLMILLVTLITGTVGYSGFVYWNMKSQYDKTIELSRTVAKVLSQDIAKLILLKKVAVAADITSKLKSFDNIDSMVLYKTDKKAVFQYSKDNKNFEAKPLKDDFERISSIKNNLLKLYVDATYQGTKLGVVELNFKVKTLGDVVKRDIPILISISIILLLLSFALANFFAKRFTKPILKLVSFLSKIDIIDSLKNRAKTNEDNEIGKLYDEINYMLQRIENSQKAEKIAAAAFETRSGMMITDAKERILQVNKAFTKISGYEKEEVIGKTPSVLRSGYQDENFYKEMKEKLNKYNHWSGEIYNKHKDGTIFPEHLTIQAVLDDDLNVIYYVASFIDLTIQKETEAKVEYLKQYDSLTGLANKEMLLNEIQTHLDKKEQFRWGLLLCFDLKDFKMINDAYGYSVGDKVLEVITSKIKKIFNDASIIARIAADEFAVWFPHIHEHKNQASIEAKLLTEFLISTLSEQIKIEDKTINPIIYAGLSIYNKNCNNANKLLKQADTALHQAKKEEKSFSYFDKQAQNMAQNHLDTYSQLIKAIKEEHFKLYYQLQYDDENRVYGAEALIRWIHPEEGMIPPDTFIPTAEKTGLIIPIGSWVIKTACKQLETWQKSKETSNWVIAINISAKQFLEEDFVSVIEKYLKQYNVKSNLLKVELTESILAKSLEEVKDKMLKIKELGVQVSLDDFGTGYSSLQYLRELPLNQIKIDRSFVNNILENKADEAIVKSILLFAEALDLQVVAEGIETKEQYDFLVSLGCKLFQGYYFAKPVKIEEIDSISK; encoded by the coding sequence ATGACACAAAAACAGTACAGAGGTTCAATAAAAAGAAGACTTACTTTAATGATTTTACTAGTTACTTTGATAACTGGTACAGTAGGATATTCTGGTTTTGTTTACTGGAATATGAAATCTCAGTATGACAAAACTATTGAGCTATCTCGTACTGTTGCAAAAGTATTAAGCCAAGATATTGCAAAACTTATCTTGCTAAAGAAAGTAGCTGTTGCAGCAGATATTACAAGTAAGTTAAAGTCTTTTGATAATATTGACTCAATGGTTCTTTATAAAACAGATAAAAAAGCTGTTTTCCAATATAGTAAAGACAATAAAAACTTTGAAGCAAAACCTCTAAAAGATGATTTTGAAAGAATAAGTAGTATTAAAAACAACCTTTTAAAACTCTATGTTGATGCCACATATCAAGGCACAAAACTAGGAGTTGTTGAGCTAAACTTTAAAGTAAAAACTCTAGGGGATGTAGTAAAAAGAGATATTCCTATTTTAATCTCTATTTCTATAATACTTTTACTTTTATCTTTTGCCCTTGCAAACTTCTTTGCTAAACGATTTACAAAACCTATTTTAAAACTAGTATCTTTTTTAAGTAAGATTGATATTATCGATTCTTTAAAAAATAGAGCCAAGACAAATGAAGATAATGAGATAGGCAAACTTTATGATGAAATCAATTATATGCTTCAAAGAATTGAAAACTCTCAAAAAGCTGAAAAGATAGCTGCTGCTGCTTTTGAAACTAGAAGTGGTATGATGATTACTGATGCAAAGGAAAGAATTCTTCAAGTAAATAAAGCCTTTACTAAAATCTCTGGATATGAAAAAGAGGAAGTTATAGGAAAAACTCCTAGTGTTTTGAGGTCTGGATATCAAGATGAAAACTTCTATAAAGAGATGAAAGAAAAGCTAAATAAGTATAATCACTGGAGTGGTGAAATATATAATAAACACAAAGATGGAACAATCTTCCCAGAACACCTAACTATCCAAGCTGTTTTAGATGATGATTTAAATGTGATTTATTATGTTGCTTCATTTATTGATTTAACTATTCAAAAGGAGACAGAAGCAAAGGTTGAATACCTAAAACAATATGATTCTTTGACTGGATTAGCAAATAAAGAGATGCTTTTAAATGAAATACAAACTCACCTAGACAAAAAAGAGCAGTTTAGATGGGGATTACTTCTTTGTTTTGATTTAAAAGATTTTAAGATGATTAACGACGCTTATGGTTATAGTGTAGGAGATAAAGTACTTGAGGTAATCACTTCAAAAATAAAGAAGATATTTAACGATGCTTCAATCATAGCTAGAATAGCAGCTGATGAGTTTGCTGTTTGGTTTCCGCATATTCACGAACATAAAAACCAAGCCTCTATTGAAGCTAAACTTTTAACAGAGTTTTTAATATCTACTTTATCTGAGCAAATAAAAATAGAAGATAAAACAATAAACCCTATAATCTACGCAGGACTATCTATTTATAACAAAAACTGCAACAACGCAAATAAGCTACTAAAACAAGCAGATACAGCTTTACATCAAGCAAAGAAAGAGGAAAAGAGCTTTTCATATTTTGATAAACAAGCACAGAATATGGCACAAAATCATCTTGATACTTATTCACAACTAATCAAAGCTATAAAAGAGGAGCATTTCAAGCTTTATTATCAACTACAATATGATGATGAAAATCGTGTATATGGAGCAGAAGCTTTAATCAGATGGATACATCCAGAAGAAGGAATGATTCCCCCTGATACTTTTATTCCTACTGCTGAAAAGACTGGTTTGATTATTCCTATTGGTTCATGGGTTATAAAAACAGCTTGTAAACAGCTAGAAACATGGCAAAAAAGCAAAGAAACATCAAATTGGGTCATTGCTATTAATATTAGTGCAAAACAGTTTCTAGAGGAGGATTTCGTATCTGTTATTGAAAAGTATCTAAAGCAATACAATGTAAAATCAAATCTTCTAAAAGTAGAACTAACAGAATCAATACTCGCAAAAAGTCTTGAAGAGGTAAAAGATAAGATGCTTAAAATAAAAGAGTTAGGGGTACAAGTCTCTTTAGATGACTTTGGAACTGGATACTCATCTTTACAATACCTAAGAGAACTACCTTTAAATCAAATCAAGATAGATAGGTCTTTTGTAAATAATATCTTAGAAAACAAAGCTGATGAAGCTATTGTTAAAAGTATACTTCTATTTGCTGAGGCTTTAGACTTGCAAGTAGTTGCAGAAGGAATAGAGACTAAAGAGCAATATGACTTTTTAGTTAGCTTAGGTTGTAAGCTATTCCAAGGTTACTATTTTGCAAAACCTGTAAAGATAGAAGAAATAGATAGTATTAGTAAATGA
- a CDS encoding ribonucleotide-diphosphate reductase subunit beta yields MGRKTIYNPDSKETFNERRIFGGNPDGMINFTKMKYQWALNLWDTMEANTWFPKEVQMTGDAKDYKYLSPAEKRMYDLVLSQLIFMDSLQTNNLMDNINPYITVPEINACLSRQSYEEANHSKSYAVMVESISDNTDEIYEKWKTDEKLREKNNYIADVYHNLAGDITDEKMVLAMFANQILEGLYFYAGFAAMYALGKSGKMLGSSQMIRFIQRDEVTHLLLFQNMINSTRKERPELFTAELEQTVRGMFRKAVELESSWGAYITQGQILGFTDAIITQYIQYLADRRLEAVGYAPEYNVKHPIPWVDGYASFNDQRTNFFEGNVVNYSKGSIDFDDF; encoded by the coding sequence GTGGGTAGAAAAACGATATATAATCCAGATTCTAAAGAGACTTTCAACGAAAGAAGAATCTTCGGTGGAAATCCAGATGGAATGATTAACTTCACAAAGATGAAGTATCAATGGGCTTTAAATCTTTGGGATACAATGGAAGCAAATACATGGTTCCCTAAAGAAGTACAAATGACTGGTGATGCTAAGGATTATAAGTATCTAAGTCCAGCAGAAAAAAGAATGTATGATTTAGTACTTTCTCAATTAATCTTTATGGATTCATTACAAACAAATAACCTAATGGATAATATCAATCCATATATCACTGTTCCTGAGATTAATGCTTGTTTATCAAGACAATCTTATGAAGAGGCAAATCACTCAAAATCATACGCAGTTATGGTTGAGTCTATTTCTGATAATACAGATGAGATTTATGAGAAGTGGAAAACAGATGAAAAGCTAAGAGAAAAAAACAACTATATTGCAGATGTTTATCATAACTTAGCTGGCGATATTACTGATGAAAAGATGGTTTTAGCTATGTTTGCTAACCAAATCTTAGAAGGTCTATATTTCTACGCTGGATTTGCTGCTATGTATGCCCTTGGAAAATCAGGGAAAATGCTTGGTTCTTCACAGATGATTAGATTTATTCAAAGGGATGAAGTAACTCACTTACTTCTTTTCCAAAATATGATTAACTCTACTAGAAAAGAGAGACCTGAACTATTTACAGCTGAATTAGAGCAAACTGTAAGAGGTATGTTTAGAAAGGCTGTAGAGCTTGAATCTTCTTGGGGTGCATATATTACTCAAGGACAGATTTTAGGGTTTACAGACGCTATTATCACTCAATATATCCAATATCTTGCAGATAGAAGACTTGAAGCTGTTGGTTATGCTCCTGAATATAATGTGAAGCATCCTATTCCTTGGGTTGATGGGTATGCATCATTTAATGACCAGAGAACTAACTTCTTTGAGGGGAACGTAGTTAACTATTCGAAAGGTTCGATAGACTTCGACGATTTTTAA